The Gemmata palustris genome includes a region encoding these proteins:
- a CDS encoding amino acid transporter has translation MPAPDFLSGESADPPSSHSEPPSRPGEPPDGSPPQPTNTNADPPVPAPAPFRAAWPWVLCVIGLDYLSTLAYQPSIAFGAAGRLAPLVTVLIALVTLGFALPVYCYIAGRSPHGGGSTALLERVVPGWFGKLLLLVLLAFGAVDLVFTRTFSTATAAEHLTFNPHPQWQQALDDATRWGDTARAGLPDWAKRRSDGLWHRQTVVSLVILVLSTATGLLFFRGYTRNFIRLAALTVLVYLVMTLVVVGSGVAYLVDHPKLIASWWADVWSGNWRPGADAPSPGGWGALLGACIPLIPALCLGLSGFELTLMAMPLVRGRKDDDPQKPRGVIRNTRLLLTLAAVTMSTYLLTSTLVTTVLIPPGAQEVNGQAKYRSLAYLAHGGALSDGQSAIAMNPVFGLAFGTVYDAATVAILALAGLSFALTLASWIPPYLNRLGMEFSWSVKLGVLAYLFLALKFVLIAYYATDIDAHRAAYLTAVLALFAFAALAATVDVWQRRTARGWRKVLRVPPVFLLALATFGACTILVAWTRPVGAVVAGAFVALVLVLSVISRAWRSTEFRFEAFEFADKVTEHEWERLMAADLPILVPLRPGKHDLRAREIEVRTRHRIPGTLPIMFVLAEVADPSNFNQHPLVRIARDEGRVVIHITRCCSVAHAVAACALELAKTGGVPEVHFGWSVENPVTANLHFVLFGIGNVPWMVYTLIRRADVPDDRKPHVVVA, from the coding sequence ATGCCCGCTCCCGACTTCCTCTCTGGCGAATCGGCCGACCCCCCCAGTAGTCACTCCGAACCCCCATCTAGACCGGGGGAGCCGCCCGACGGATCTCCCCCACAACCCACCAACACTAACGCGGACCCTCCGGTCCCCGCGCCGGCCCCGTTCCGCGCCGCGTGGCCGTGGGTGCTGTGCGTCATCGGGTTGGACTACCTCAGTACACTCGCGTACCAGCCCTCGATCGCGTTCGGCGCGGCGGGCCGGCTGGCGCCGCTCGTGACGGTGCTGATTGCGCTCGTCACGCTCGGGTTCGCGCTCCCCGTTTACTGCTACATCGCGGGCCGGTCGCCCCACGGCGGCGGGTCCACCGCGCTCCTGGAGCGCGTCGTTCCGGGGTGGTTCGGGAAACTGCTTCTGCTCGTGCTGCTCGCGTTTGGTGCGGTGGACCTCGTGTTCACGCGCACGTTCTCTACCGCGACCGCGGCCGAGCACCTCACGTTCAACCCGCACCCCCAATGGCAGCAGGCGCTCGACGACGCCACGCGCTGGGGCGATACCGCGCGCGCCGGGCTACCCGATTGGGCCAAACGGCGGTCCGACGGGCTGTGGCACCGGCAAACGGTCGTGTCGCTCGTCATTCTTGTTTTGAGCACAGCGACGGGGCTGCTCTTCTTTCGCGGGTACACGCGGAACTTCATCCGGCTCGCCGCACTCACGGTTCTCGTTTACCTCGTGATGACGCTCGTCGTGGTCGGGAGCGGCGTCGCGTATTTGGTGGATCACCCGAAACTGATCGCGTCGTGGTGGGCCGATGTGTGGAGCGGGAACTGGCGCCCGGGTGCTGACGCGCCTTCCCCCGGTGGTTGGGGCGCGCTGCTCGGGGCGTGCATCCCACTAATCCCCGCGCTGTGCCTCGGGCTGAGCGGGTTCGAGCTAACGCTGATGGCGATGCCGCTCGTTCGCGGGCGGAAGGACGACGATCCGCAGAAACCCCGCGGTGTGATCCGCAACACGCGACTCCTTCTCACGCTCGCCGCGGTCACGATGTCCACGTACCTGCTCACGTCCACGCTCGTGACGACGGTGCTGATCCCGCCGGGTGCGCAGGAAGTAAACGGGCAAGCGAAGTACCGCTCGCTCGCGTACCTCGCGCACGGCGGGGCGCTCTCCGACGGCCAATCCGCGATTGCGATGAATCCCGTGTTCGGGTTGGCGTTCGGTACGGTTTACGACGCCGCCACGGTCGCGATCCTCGCGCTCGCGGGGCTGAGCTTCGCGCTCACGCTCGCGTCGTGGATTCCGCCGTACCTGAACCGGCTCGGCATGGAGTTCAGTTGGTCGGTGAAACTCGGCGTGCTGGCGTACCTGTTCCTCGCGCTGAAGTTCGTGCTCATCGCGTACTACGCGACCGACATCGACGCCCACCGCGCCGCGTACCTCACGGCGGTGCTCGCGCTCTTCGCGTTCGCCGCGCTCGCCGCGACCGTGGACGTCTGGCAGCGCCGGACCGCGCGCGGGTGGCGCAAGGTGCTCCGCGTGCCGCCGGTGTTCCTGCTCGCGCTGGCCACGTTCGGCGCGTGTACGATCCTGGTCGCGTGGACGCGGCCCGTCGGTGCGGTGGTCGCGGGCGCGTTTGTTGCCCTGGTGCTGGTGCTGTCCGTTATCAGTCGGGCGTGGCGCAGCACCGAGTTCCGGTTCGAGGCGTTCGAGTTCGCGGACAAGGTGACCGAACACGAGTGGGAGCGCCTGATGGCGGCCGACTTGCCGATCCTGGTTCCGCTCCGACCGGGCAAACACGACCTCCGGGCGCGGGAGATCGAGGTCCGCACGCGGCACCGCATCCCCGGCACGCTGCCGATCATGTTCGTCCTGGCAGAAGTGGCCGACCCGAGCAACTTCAACCAGCACCCGTTGGTGCGGATCGCGCGCGACGAGGGGCGCGTGGTGATCCACATCACGCGCTGTTGCTCGGTGGCACACGCGGTGGCGGCGTGCGCACTCGAACTCGCGAAAACGGGCGGCGTACCGGAGGTCCACTTCGGCTGGTCGGTCGAGAA